The Bacillus spongiae genome has a window encoding:
- a CDS encoding Yip1 family protein, which produces MVNTTEDNVTQQLNPWLSIWTRPRDTMKQVYKNGGKHIFLLFFLGVLVMTLDNATGSYEVQEGWASLLLLNSLMYFIITLLLYYFVSPPLIAWIGRSLGGDGTTERVRYALAYSFIPYVYTLVIVWIPLLALFGFENFTTNTSTIESNIILALISWPLGLIDLIIGIWGFFITLKCIGEAHEFSAWKAFLTVLIPMIFLLIIIFVIGLVLAF; this is translated from the coding sequence TTGGTCAATACAACAGAAGATAATGTGACACAACAGTTGAATCCTTGGCTATCGATATGGACGAGGCCAAGAGATACGATGAAGCAAGTGTATAAAAACGGTGGGAAACACATATTTCTTTTATTTTTCTTAGGTGTTTTAGTCATGACTTTAGATAATGCTACGGGTTCATATGAGGTACAAGAAGGATGGGCGTCGTTACTATTGCTTAATTCTCTTATGTACTTTATCATCACTCTTCTGTTATATTATTTTGTCAGTCCACCTTTAATAGCATGGATAGGAAGATCGCTTGGAGGGGATGGAACGACTGAAAGAGTCCGTTATGCTTTAGCCTATTCATTTATTCCTTATGTATATACCTTGGTAATCGTTTGGATCCCATTACTAGCTTTGTTTGGTTTTGAAAATTTCACCACTAATACGTCAACCATTGAGAGTAACATAATCTTGGCATTAATCTCTTGGCCACTAGGGTTAATCGATTTAATTATTGGAATTTGGGGTTTCTTTATTACGTTAAAATGTATAGGAGAAGCTCACGAGTTCTCTGCATGGAAAGCTTTTCTAACTGTACTAATCCCAATGATCTTCTTACTTATAATAATTTTTGTGATTGGACTAGTACTAGCTTTTTAA